The Leptolyngbya sp. 'hensonii' genomic interval GGTGGAAATCAGTAAAGACCCAGATGGATTTCCGACATGGCCCAGTTGCCACCAGTGATGGGTCAGATTGGCCTGCAAGTAGGATTCCCAAATTTGAGTCTGTTCTGTTGCAACCGATACAATAATTCTTCCCCCACCTTCGCCAAATAGGAGCAGATCCCAGCGAATGGCTGGTGATAGGGTGGGTAGGGTAATCTCAGCACCCCGGCTCCCGCTGATACAGGCTTCGGCCAGGGCGATCGCCACCCCTCCTTCAGCACAATCATGGGCCGATCGGATCCAACCCTGGCGAATTCCTTCCCGGCAGGCTGCCTGAACCTGCCGTTCCAGTTCGAAGTCCACCTGGGGAGGCTGTCCTGCAACAGTGTTGTGCACCAGAGCCAGATATTCTGAGCCCCCCAGGGTCACCGTAGCCGCCGAACTGTCCAGGGCAGTTCCCAGCAGGTAAATGGGATCACCTTCACTCTGCCATCCCTGCCCACAAATGCGGCTCAGATCGGGAATCAGGCCAACCATGCCCACCACTGGGGTTGGGTAGATGGGCTGGGGGGTGCCTTTGGCGTCTAGGGTCTCGTTATACAGGGAAACATTGCCCCCGGTGACCGGAGTTGCCATTTCCCGGCAGGCTTCGGCCATGCCCCGACAGGCTTCGGCCAGTTGCCAGTACCCGATCGGTTTCTCCGGACTGCCAAAGTTAAGATTATCCGTCACGGCCAGGGGCTCAGCACCCACACAACTGAGGTTGCGGGCTGCCTCCACCACGGCTGCCTTCGCCCCTTCGTAGGGGTTCAGATAGACGTAGCGGGCATTACAATCGACAGTGGCTGCCACCCCGGGGGGAGAGGTCAAGGACTGGGGAACCCCCACCTCCAGAGGTTGCTGGGGCCGAATTCGAATCACAGCCGCATCGGCCCCTCCCGGCAGGAGGACCGTATTGTTTTGCACTTGGTGGTCGTACTGACGATAGACCCAGCGTTTGGAGGCGATCGTCGGGCTATCCAGGAGCTGGAACAGAATGGCAGTCCAGTCCTGAAAGCCAGATTGAGTCTCAATCCCTGCAGGGATACAGTCCGGGAGTTGGGCACTGGTCCAGGCCCAGGCTGCACGGGCATAGTCAGGCGGTTCGGTCAACAGGTCCCGTTCATAGATCGGGGTGTTATCCGCCAGGGCCGTCGCTGGGATTTCTGCAGCCACCTGCCCCTGATAGAGAATACGGACGATCGGCTCTGGGATGACGCTACCTGCTACAACGGCCTGCAACCCCCAGCGATGGAAGATGTCAATCAGTTCCTGTTCCCGACCCTGGTGGGCCACGAATAACATCCGTTCCTGAGATTCAGACAGCAGGTATTCATAGGGCACCATGCCCGTTTCACGGGTCGGAATTTGGTCCAGGTCCAGTTCAATCCCTACCCCGCCTTTAGCAGCCATTTCTGAGGTGGAACAGGTGATGCCTGCCGCCCCCATATCCTGGGCAGCGACAACTGCGCCTGTCTGAAATGCTTCCAGACAGGCTTCAATCAGGGATTTTTCCAGGAATGGATCCCCCACCTGAACCGCAGGTCGATCGGCCTCAGACTCATCACTTAATTCGGCACTGGCGAAGCTGGCTCCCCCCATTCCATCTCTCCCGGTTGTAGAGCCCACATAGAGTACAGGGTTGCCAATGCCTCTGGCTCCTGATT includes:
- the purL gene encoding phosphoribosylformylglycinamidine synthase subunit PurL encodes the protein MSALSSAPFSPEEIAAEGLKPEEYEEIVRRLDRHPNKAELGMFGVMWSEHCCYKNSRPLLRQFPTEGQRVLVGPGENAGVVDLGQGLRLAFKIESHNHPSAVEPFQGAATGVGGILRDIFTMGARPIALLNSLRFGSLEDARTRRLFTGVVAGISHYGNCVGVPTVGGEVYFDPAYSGNPLVNAMALGLMETTEIVKSGARGIGNPVLYVGSTTGRDGMGGASFASAELSDESEADRPAVQVGDPFLEKSLIEACLEAFQTGAVVAAQDMGAAGITCSTSEMAAKGGVGIELDLDQIPTRETGMVPYEYLLSESQERMLFVAHQGREQELIDIFHRWGLQAVVAGSVIPEPIVRILYQGQVAAEIPATALADNTPIYERDLLTEPPDYARAAWAWTSAQLPDCIPAGIETQSGFQDWTAILFQLLDSPTIASKRWVYRQYDHQVQNNTVLLPGGADAAVIRIRPQQPLEVGVPQSLTSPPGVAATVDCNARYVYLNPYEGAKAAVVEAARNLSCVGAEPLAVTDNLNFGSPEKPIGYWQLAEACRGMAEACREMATPVTGGNVSLYNETLDAKGTPQPIYPTPVVGMVGLIPDLSRICGQGWQSEGDPIYLLGTALDSSAATVTLGGSEYLALVHNTVAGQPPQVDFELERQVQAACREGIRQGWIRSAHDCAEGGVAIALAEACISGSRGAEITLPTLSPAIRWDLLLFGEGGGRIIVSVATEQTQIWESYLQANLTHHWWQLGHVGNPSGSLLIST